ACCCAAAGCGGCTGAGGCGGCCTTGCAAAAGGAGGAGTTATGCGTAACCGAAAGTCGGCCTTCATGCTGGCAGTGGTATGCGTCATGAGTGTGTGGGTCGTAACCGCTTTCAGCGGCGTCGCTTCGGCCGGAAACGAGGGCGAGAGGGTCCACTTCAAGTTGTCCGGCGCCCAGGAGGTCCCGGAGAACGTCCACGGCAACAAGGACCGCGGCAGCGTGACGGTCTTCTTCCAGCAGGAGGACGAAGGCGACGAGTCCGAGACCCCGCCCTCACCGTCCGCCACAACCGAAATCTGCTTCAAGTTCGGCAAGCTGGTCCTTTCGCCCGGCGAGCCCCTGCCGTTCATGGGCCACATCCACAACGCGCCGGAAGGCGTGGCCGGGCCCATAGTCCTGCACATCTTCGGCAGCGGGGACGGCACGACGGCGCCCACCGCCTACCCCACGGGCAAGATTTGCCGGCAGGCGCCGGTTTCGTTGATCGAGGCCATCCTCGACAACTCCGACGACTACTACGTGAACCTGCACAACACCACCCACGGAAGCGGCGTCGTCCGGGGCCAGTTCCCGCAGGACTTCTAACCCATCCGTCGCCCGGGCCGGCTCGATTCCGGCCCGGGTTAAGGTGGTGGGAAAGTGCCGCCAGAGGATGGGGGGAATCCGCATTGGGTGAGCCGAATGGCCCCGCCATCACCGTCGAGGGCCTGCGCAAGACCTACGGCGACCTGACCGCGGTCGACGGGATCAGCTTCGAGGTCCACGAAGGCGAGTTCTTCGGCATCCTCGGGCCGAACGGCGCCGGCAAGACGACCACGATGGAGATGGTCGAGGGTCTCCGCAAGCCGAACGAGGGGACGATCCGGATCTTCGGCGAGTCGCCCTGGCCGCGCAACATCGAGCTTCTGAAGCGCATCGGCATCCAGCTGCAGGCATCGGCGTTCTTCGACAAGCTCACCTCGATGGAGCAGCTGAGGACCTTCGCCTCCCTCTACGGCGTCGGCAAGGACAAGGCGGGCGAGATGCTGGAGCTGGTCGGCATGACCGAGAAGGCGGACACCCGGGAGGACAAGCTCTCCGGTGGCCAGAAGCAGCGCCTCTCGATTGCCTGCGCCCTGGTCCACGACCCGGACGTGGTCTTCCTGGACGAGCCGACGTCGGGCCTGGACCCCCAGGCTCGCCGCAACCTGTGGGACGTCCTGGAGTCCATCCGGGAACGCGGCAAGACCATTGTCTACACCACGCACTACCTGGAGGAGGCGGAGGAGCTCTGCGACCGGGTGGCGATCATGGAGAGCGGCAAGCTGCTGGCGCTGGACACCCCGGCAAACCTGGTGGAGGGCCTGGAGGCCCCGACCCGGGTGCTGTTGAAGCAGGGGGTGATCTCGGTGGCGCTTGCCCGGGGGATCACCGGCGTGGAGTCGGCCGCCGAGGAGAACGACCTTTTGACCATGACCACCAGCACTCCCGGGCCGGTGCTTGCCTACCTGTCGGAAAACGTCTCGCTGGACACGCTTCAGGTGCGGACGACCACCCTGGAGGACGTCTTCTTGAACCTCACCGGGCGGGAGTACCGGGAATGAGCGCCTTCACCAGCCTCTCCTCCGCTGCCCTGAAAGGCTTCTTCCGCGACAAAGTTGCCCTGTTCTTCAGCTTTGCCTTTCCCCTGATGTTCATCGTGATCTTCGGGCTGATCTTCTCGGACGAAGGCGCCGAAAAGATCGAGATTGGGATAACCGGCAGCGGGCCGGTGATCTCGGCCCTGGAGTCGACCGGCGCCTTCGACCTGAAGGAGTTCGACTCGTTCCAGGAGGCGTTCGCCCAGGTGGAGGAGGGCGAGATTCCGGCGGTCGTTGCGGCCGAGGGCAACAACATCACCCTCCGCTACGCCGCCAGCGACCAGATTGCCGCAGCCACGGTTCGCGGGATCGTCGAAGGGGTGGTCAACGACGTGAACCTGCGGTCGACCGGGGCGGAGCCCAGGTACCGGGTCCGGGCGGCCCAGGTTGAGGATTCCTCCCTGAAACCCATCCAGTTCATCGTGCCCGGCATGATGTCGTGGGGGGTTGCGCTCGGCGCCGTCTTCGGCTCCGCGTTCACGCTGGTCAGCTGGAGGAAAAAGCAGGTGCTTCGCCGGATCCGGTCGGCCCCGGTGAACATCTTCGTCGTTCTCGGGTCGAGGCTGGTCGCTACGCTGATGATCGGCGTGGTCCAGGCCGTGGTCTTCATAGGGGTAGGGATGCTGCCCTTTTTCGGCCTGAAGCTGTCCGGGCAGTGGTGGCTCGCAATCCCGCTCCTGCTGCTGGGGATCGTCGCCTTTTTCGCCGTCGGCCTGCTGATCGGCTCGGTCTGCAAGACCGAGGAGGCGACCTCGGGGGTGGCGAACGCAGTGATAGTGCCGATGGCGTTCCTGTCGGGAGTCTTCTTCCCTCTGGATGGGGCGCCGTCATGGATGGTGGCGGTCTCCGACTTCATGCCGCTCAAGCACATGAACGAGGGAATGAGCGATTTTCTGGTGCGCAGCGAGGGCGCCGGGGCCCTCGTAACGCCGTCGCTGATCCTGGTGGCGTTCACCGTCGTGACACTGCTGGTTGCCGCCCGGGTCTTCAAGTGGGAATCGAGCTGACCGGCGCAGTTCCCAGCGGCAGCTACGGCTTCAACGGTATTGTGGAAGCAGCAGGGGACGAGCCTGACTCCCCGCAACCACTTCGATTTGAAATCCCCAAGGGAGGATCACCCGTGACAACAACGCTCGACTTCAAAGTAGCGGATCTGTCCTTAGCCGAGTACGGACGCAAGGAGATCCGGCTGGCCGAGCACGAGATGCCCGGGCTGATGTCCGTACGCGCCGAGTACGCAAAAGCGCAGCCGCTGGCCGGCGCCCGCATCACCGGCTCGCTGCACATGACCGTGCAGACGGCAGTTCTCATCGAGACCCTCACCGCTCTCGGCGCCCAGGTCCGATGGGCCTCCTGCAACATCTTCTCCACCCAGGACCACGCTGCGGCCGCGGTAGCGGTCGGTCCGGAGGGCACGGTCGACGACCCCCAGGGCACGCCGGTCTTCGCCTGGAAGGGCGAGACGATGGCCGAGTACTGGGAGTGCACCGAGCGGGCGCTGACCTGGCCCGGCGAGTCCGGCCCCAACATGATCCTGGACGACGGCGGGGACGCCACCATGCTCGTCCACAAGGGCGTCGAGTACGAGAAGGCCGGTGCGGTCCCCGCCCCGACCGATACCGACAGCGAGGAGTGGCAGGTCTTCCTGGGCCTGCTGACCGACCGCCTCGCCGGCGAGCCCGGCAAGTGGACCACAATGGCCGAGGCCATCAAGGGCGTAACCGAGGAGACCACCACCGGCGTCCACCGCCTGTACGACATGGCCCGCAACGGCCAGCTTCTGTTCCCGGCGATCAACGTGAACGACGCAGTCACCAAGTCCAAGTTCGACAACAAGTACGGCTGCCGGCACTCGCTCATCGACGGGATCAACCGCGGCACCGACGTCCTCATCGGCGGCAAGACCGCCGTCGTCTGCGGCTACGGCGACGTCGGCAAGGGCTGCGCCGAGTCCCTCAGGGGCCCGGGCGCCCGGGTGATCGTCACCGAGATCGACCCGATCTGCGCGCTGCAGGCGGTCATGGACGGCTACCAGGTGACGACCATCGAGGACGTCGTCGGCACCACCGACATCTTCGTCACCACCACCGGCAACAAGGACATCATCACCGCCGGCCACATGAGCAAGATGAAGCACAACGCGATCGTCGGCAACATCGGCCACTTCGACAACGAGATCGACATGGCCGGCCTGGCGAAGACCCCGGGTATCGTCCGGATGAACGTAAAGCCCCAGGTGGACACCTGGACCTTCCCCGACGGCCACGCCGTGATCATCCTGTCGGAGGGGCGCCTTCTGAACCTGGGCAACGCCACCGGCCACCCCAGCTTCGTGATGTCGAACAGCTTCACCAACCAGGTGATCGCCCAGATCGAGATCTTCACCAAGACCGAGGAGTACCCGATCGGCGTCTACGTCCTGCCGAAACACCTGGACGAGAAGGTCGCCCGGCTGCACCTGGATGCTCTTGGAGTGAAGCTCACCAAACTGACCGAAGAGCAGTCGGCGTACCTGGGGATCCCGGTCGACGGCCCCTACAAGCCAGACCACTACCGCTACTAGCCGCCGCTGAGGAAGCGCTACTTCTTCAGCGCGCTCTTGACCTCGTCGATCAGGTCGATGGCGGTGGGGTCTACGCCCTGGGCTATCGCGAGGTAGGTGGCGACGAAGTCGCCGAGGTACATCAGGTCCATCAGCCGCGCCAGGGGGGACGACGCCCCGGTGGCGAACTCACCGCTGTAGGCGGCCCGCTTCTCCAGAAGCGGGACCGTCACCCGGAACCTCTCCTGGATCCGGGGGTGCTCACCTGGGTGGCGGAGCGCGACCAGTCCCAGGCGGAGGTCCTGCTGGGGGCTGAGGCTGCTCCAGCCCATGATCTCGTTGTGGTTCAGCTCGGACAGCGAGTTCCCGAAGGCGTGCACCTTGCTGCACTCGTTCAGCTGGCACTTCCAGCGGTAGGCGGCGACGGCCCCCAGGCCCTCGGCTCCGTAGATCAACGGGACGGTTCCGGCCAGTGAAACTGCCATCTGCTTAGCCTTGTTCGACTCCTCCGGCACGGCCCTGCCCCACTGCGAAGCCCGCCCGGTCAGCAGGTCGACCGTCTCGGCCACGTCCTCTTCGTACCGGCCCAGCCCGAGGCTCTGGCAGACCGCGAGCAGCGGCATGCTGAGGTAGCCGAGGGCCGCGCGGGGCTGGAGGCCCGCCTTCAAAGTGACGGCGGCGCAGCCGTGCTCGTCGCCCAGCCGGGAGAGCGTTCCTCCCGAAGAAACCGTGACCACCCGGGCGCCGGCGGCCCGGGCCTTGCCGTACGCCTCCAGCGTCTCCTCGGTCTCGCCGGAGTAGGAGACTGCAAACACCAGCGTCCCCGGACCCACCCAACCCGGGATGCCGTAACCCTTGGAAACCCGAACCGGGCACTCGAAGCTCATCCCGAGTGCCGCTTTCAGCACGTTGCCCGAGATTCCGGAGCCGCCCATGCCCAGGACGACGACGCCGTCGATGCCATCCGGGGAGGGAAGACCGCTCACCTGCTTGCCCAGCAGCCAGCCGTCGGCGACCTGCTGGGGGAACTCCTCGACCAGGCTGAGGAACCCGCCGGGGTCGGTGCGTGCGATCAGCTCGACATCGTCCAGGCCGGTCAAGGCTTGACTGCCTCCGAAAGGAGCATGTGGGGGATCCCCTTAACCACCGGGTATCGGTAGTGGCACTCGCCGACACAGGCGATGACCTGCTCGTCCTCGAGGTACTCCACGGGGCCCTTGCAGTTCAGGCAGATCAGAAGTTCAACGAGTTCCTGGTCGATCACCGATCCACGCCGTTCTGTGAGGCTGCGATGACCTCGAGCAGCTCTTTGGTCTTGGCCCGGCCGAACTCGGGGTCGCGGGCCTCGACGTTCAGGCGCAGGAGGGGCTCGGTGTTAGAGCCGCGGGCGTTGAACCACCAATCCTCGAAGTCGACGGTGAGGCCGTCCGACAGGTCGTGTTTTCCGTCGGGGCAGGCTTCGGCCAGCGCCGCGATGGCCCCGGCCTGGTCCGCAACCACAGTGTTGATCTCGCCGGAGTTCCAGTACCGGCGGAGCGGCTTCAGCACGTCGCTCATCTTGCCCTCCTGCTTGCTGAGGGCCATGAGTACGTTCAGCGCGCAGAGGATGCCGGAGTCCGCCCGGAAGTTCTCGCGGAAGTAGTAGTGCCCGGAGTGCTCGCCGCCGAACGCTGCCCCGGTCTGAGCCATGACCTGCTTGATGAAGGAGTGACCGACCCGTGTGCGGATCGGCTTGCCGCCCTTCTCCAGCACCACCTCGGGCACCACCCGGGAGCAGATCAGGTTGTGAACGATGGAGGCGCCGGGCTCGGCATCGAGCACCTCGCCGGCCACCAGCGCGGTGACCAGGCTGCCCGAGGCCGGCTCGCCGTTCTCGTCGACCAGGAATACCCGGTCGGCGTCCCCGTCGAACGCCAGGCCGAGATCGGCGTCGTTTTCGCGAATCGCCTTGATCAGGTCGACCAGGTTCTCCTCCTGGATCGGGTCCGCCGGGTGGTTGGGGAAAGTTCCGTCGAGCTCGAAGAAAAGGGGGATCAGTTCCACCGGCAGCCGGTCGAAGACCGGGGGGACGATCATGCCGCCCATGCCGTTGGCCGCGTCGACGACCACCTTCAGGGGCCGCATCCTGGTGGTGTCCACCACCTTCAGGCAGTGCTCCACAAAACGGGCCAGAACGTTCTGCTGAGTGACGTTACCGGTCGTCCCGGCGGGCGCCGGGCCCTCCTCCGCCAGCCTGCGGATGTCGCGAAGCCCGGTCTCCTCGCCGATCGGCGAGGCCTTCTCCCGGCACATCTTGATGCCGTTGTACTTGCCGGGGTTATGCGACGCGGTGAGCATCGCTCCGGGCATGTCGAGGTGGCCGGACGCGAAGTACATGGCGTCGGTGGAGACCAGCCCGATGTCGACCACGTCTACGCCCTGACCGGCGGCGCCCTCGATGAACGCGGCAGCGAGGGGTTCGGAGGACATCCTCATGTCCCGGCCGACCACGACGCTGGAGGCGCCGGTAACCACTGCGAATGCGGCGCCGATACGGCGCACGATCGTTTCGTCTATCTGTTCGGTATAAACGCCGCGAACGTCGTAAGCTTTAAAGATTGCGCTGAGGTCCATGGGAGCATCCTAAACGGTCAACGCACCCCCGCCCCGGCCTAGCGGAGCTTAATAACGAGCCGTCGGACCTCCCTTGGGACCGATAGCCAAAGATTGTTCTATTCTTCAAGGAATAGTTTTCAGTCCGCGTCCGTTGAACATTCGCAGGCATCTGAGTCACAATGCCCTCAAGTTCAACCGAAAGGCCTTAACCCTAAGTCATGACCCAACTCAAGAACGAAGAACACCCTTCTAAAAAGACCAAGACCACTAAAGCGCTGGCATCCAAGCTGGCGTCGCTGGAAGCCGAGGCGCGCTGGCAGGATCGAGCCGCCTGCAAGGGCATGGACCCCACCATCTTTTTCGGGCCGGAGCACACCGAGGTCGTCAAGGAGAAGCGGGACCGCGAAGAGGCGGCCAAGGCCGTCTGCCGCACCTGCCCGGTCAACCAGGAGTGCCTGGAGCACGCGCTGGAGTCCAAAGAGGCCTACGGCATCTGGGGAGGCCTCACCGAGCTGGAGCGCAAGGCGCTTCTGCGCCGGCGCGCAACCTCGAACGTGGTTCTGGCATCGGCCCCCCGGCCCATCAAGTAACCCATGGGCTACCAGTCGGCCGTCAGCTACAAATCGACCGTGAAGTACAAGTCCGGCGTGCGCTACCAGTCCGCGGTCCGGTACGAGAACAGCGTGCGCAACCCTTCCAGCGGGCCGCCGGCCACCTACCCGGGCAAGGGACGGAGAGCCTAGTCCTCAGCCTGAGCTGGTCGGAGCCTTCAGCTTGAGCTCGTCGGGCGTCAACTGCCGTCCTATGTACTTCGACCGGACCCGTCCGCCCTCGCGCCAGTAGGCGTACCAGTAGGGACCGTGGGGGCAGCGGGAACACCCGGGCTTCCCGCAGTTGACCGGCTCGAGTCGGTAGCTGACCTTGCCCGGCTCCGAGGCGGCCTCCTCATCGGACTCCTCGGCCTCGTCGCCCTGCTGAACGAGCATCCCCTTGACCAGGATCTGCAGGCGGCGCAGGTCGTAGCGGTCCAGGGCGCGCACCTGGCGGATCAGCTCACGGTCTATCGCCAAATCACGCTCCCGCTTGTTCTTACCGCCGCCCGTTACCCAAGGCGCGAATACTAGCGCACGACCCCGGGATGTAAAAAAACCGGCCCCCTTGGGGCCGGTTTGTTCGATTTACCGGCTGCTTAAGCCGAAGCCCGGGCCGGCGATATGACGATCTCGAGCGGCCCGGAGGTCGTCCGGACATCCTCGATCTGCCAGCCAAGGGGAGGCCTGAACCGCTTCAGATGGTCCACGCACAGGTGGAAGTGGTCGGGCTCGGAGTCCGGTTGCAGGTCTTCGAGGGTCACCCGCCTCGCCATGTAGTTGCAGTCCAAGGTCGCCACTGCAGCAGACTTGCAGGCGTTGCGGCTGCAAGCTTTGAACTCTTCGGAAACCTCAGGCTCGTCCATGCCCGGGATTATGAATTACAGATTTGTTATTTGCAAGGATCGAGCCGCCCGCCGCCCGGCTCTTGGGTACGAATGTCGTTACACAAGAAAAGAATTGTAGTTCGGCCGGTTGCGGCAAGGACGCCGGGGGTTCGGATTCAAAAAGAAGAGCGCCCGGGTGTGCCGGACGCTGGGAAGTAGCCGAAAAAAAGTGTTCCGCAGTAGCTTTCGGGTCGCCCCTACTCACTTCTGCGGAACGTCGACAGTTTACCACGGCGCGTTTCGGCGGCGCAAGGAAAAGTTCAGAAATCTACGACTGAAGGACCTGGAACGCCGCAACTGCATCCTGCTGGTATCGGGCGGTTGAGGCCCCGACGCGGATGGCGTGGATACCGCTCTCGAGGTTTCCGGTGTTCAGCTGGATCGTAAAAGAGCGGGTCTGGTTCGGCACCACGCTGAGGGAGTGGACATCCAGGCCGGCCGAGGTCGCCCCGGAGTCCTTGATAGCCAGTGCCACATCCTCGGAGTACCCCTCAAGGAAAGCGACCCAGCACTTGATCTTCGCATCGGCGCCCTTGGCGAACGCCGCCCCTATGGACTCGCAGCTGACGGTGAAGGGGGGAGGAATATTGACGTCCACGTCCGCCTGCTTGGCGGCGGCCCCGGTTTCTCCCCCGCTGGCGATGGCGACCGCTTTGCGAATGCCAACCGGGGCCGACTCCGGCGCAACCACGGTGAGCTTGGCGGCAAGCGTTCGGTTGTCGACCGTGGTCCGGACCTTCTCGGGACTCATCGCGCAGGTCATTCCTTCGACCCGGCAGCTGAGGCTGATGTCGCTTCCGTCGCCGTTGAACACCGGAACGTTGCAGTCGACGGTGCTGGTACCGCCCGGCACGACCGACAGGGTCGGCCAGCACTCGATCTCAAAATCGGCTTCGGCGCCCTTCGCACCCTTCGCGGGCGCGGCGGCTGCGGGAGCCGGCGCACGGGTGGCAGCAACTTGGGGATTTTGGCTCGAGGACGCCTGGGGGCTGGGAGGGGCGGCAACGTCGACCCCCGGCAACGACGCTATAGCGCTCGGACTGGAAGCGGGCCGCGGGTTGCCCAAAGAGCCGGTCAGGCGGGTGTCCGGCGACCTCTCGGCTTTGGAGTCCGGAGCGGCCCAGGAAAGAAGGACGAACGGCACCCCCGCAAGGAGCAGAAGGATGGCGAGGGCCACCGAGTAGGTTGCGGCACTGTTGCCGGGCGACGAAGTGCGCCACCTTGCGGCGAGTTCGGAGATATTCATTTGAAGCCCTACCCTTCGTCGTGCGTCCGTTTACCTATCGGCACGAAAGGGCTGGGCGTTCAGGTTTTTACTAAAGAGGCGTACCGCAGCGACACTTGTCGGCAAATTTGAAAGCTTCGAACCCGCACTTGGGGCAAACCTTCGACTCAACGTTGCTGGTGTAGCCGGGCAGGTAGGACGAGGTTGGAAAACGTTTCGCCTTCTCCCGGAAGCTGCCCGCCTTCACGACGGTGGGCTGCTTGGCCTTGGGGTCGATCTCGGACGAGTCGATAGCGGCTCCTGAGGACGAGCCGGTGCCCTCTTCTTGAGTTTCTTGTGAGATGTCGCCCTCCAATCGAGAAATAGTGCCAATCGAGTCGACGCATCAAAAAGCGTCGCGCACCGTAAAGCGTACTTCAATCCCAACGAGCGGCTGCGAGAGGGGCCCCCGCCGTCGCTTGGCCGCATAATGGATGGCGTGAGGAACTTGCCCCGGCTGCTGGTCATCTGCGTCCTGCTGACGCTGCTCGGCGCCGCGTGCGGCCCTCCAGAGGCCCTCAGGAACATGCTGGGGCGCGAAGCGGAGGAAGACGGTACCGAAGGTGTGCCGGCGGATGCCTACCCCGCTCCGTCCAGCCCCGACCTGCCCGCAGACAACCGTATCGGCGCCCTCGTGCTCACCAACGAGTCCTCCTGGGGCAAGCTGCTGAACCGCG
The sequence above is a segment of the Actinomycetota bacterium genome. Coding sequences within it:
- a CDS encoding ABC transporter permease, with amino-acid sequence MSAFTSLSSAALKGFFRDKVALFFSFAFPLMFIVIFGLIFSDEGAEKIEIGITGSGPVISALESTGAFDLKEFDSFQEAFAQVEEGEIPAVVAAEGNNITLRYAASDQIAAATVRGIVEGVVNDVNLRSTGAEPRYRVRAAQVEDSSLKPIQFIVPGMMSWGVALGAVFGSAFTLVSWRKKQVLRRIRSAPVNIFVVLGSRLVATLMIGVVQAVVFIGVGMLPFFGLKLSGQWWLAIPLLLLGIVAFFAVGLLIGSVCKTEEATSGVANAVIVPMAFLSGVFFPLDGAPSWMVAVSDFMPLKHMNEGMSDFLVRSEGAGALVTPSLILVAFTVVTLLVAARVFKWESS
- a CDS encoding Trm112 family protein encodes the protein MIDQELVELLICLNCKGPVEYLEDEQVIACVGECHYRYPVVKGIPHMLLSEAVKP
- a CDS encoding phosphomannomutase/phosphoglucomutase is translated as MDLSAIFKAYDVRGVYTEQIDETIVRRIGAAFAVVTGASSVVVGRDMRMSSEPLAAAFIEGAAGQGVDVVDIGLVSTDAMYFASGHLDMPGAMLTASHNPGKYNGIKMCREKASPIGEETGLRDIRRLAEEGPAPAGTTGNVTQQNVLARFVEHCLKVVDTTRMRPLKVVVDAANGMGGMIVPPVFDRLPVELIPLFFELDGTFPNHPADPIQEENLVDLIKAIRENDADLGLAFDGDADRVFLVDENGEPASGSLVTALVAGEVLDAEPGASIVHNLICSRVVPEVVLEKGGKPIRTRVGHSFIKQVMAQTGAAFGGEHSGHYYFRENFRADSGILCALNVLMALSKQEGKMSDVLKPLRRYWNSGEINTVVADQAGAIAALAEACPDGKHDLSDGLTVDFEDWWFNARGSNTEPLLRLNVEARDPEFGRAKTKELLEVIAASQNGVDR
- a CDS encoding bifunctional phosphoglucose/phosphomannose isomerase; the protein is MTGLDDVELIARTDPGGFLSLVEEFPQQVADGWLLGKQVSGLPSPDGIDGVVVLGMGGSGISGNVLKAALGMSFECPVRVSKGYGIPGWVGPGTLVFAVSYSGETEETLEAYGKARAAGARVVTVSSGGTLSRLGDEHGCAAVTLKAGLQPRAALGYLSMPLLAVCQSLGLGRYEEDVAETVDLLTGRASQWGRAVPEESNKAKQMAVSLAGTVPLIYGAEGLGAVAAYRWKCQLNECSKVHAFGNSLSELNHNEIMGWSSLSPQQDLRLGLVALRHPGEHPRIQERFRVTVPLLEKRAAYSGEFATGASSPLARLMDLMYLGDFVATYLAIAQGVDPTAIDLIDEVKSALKK
- the ahcY gene encoding adenosylhomocysteinase, with translation MTTTLDFKVADLSLAEYGRKEIRLAEHEMPGLMSVRAEYAKAQPLAGARITGSLHMTVQTAVLIETLTALGAQVRWASCNIFSTQDHAAAAVAVGPEGTVDDPQGTPVFAWKGETMAEYWECTERALTWPGESGPNMILDDGGDATMLVHKGVEYEKAGAVPAPTDTDSEEWQVFLGLLTDRLAGEPGKWTTMAEAIKGVTEETTTGVHRLYDMARNGQLLFPAINVNDAVTKSKFDNKYGCRHSLIDGINRGTDVLIGGKTAVVCGYGDVGKGCAESLRGPGARVIVTEIDPICALQAVMDGYQVTTIEDVVGTTDIFVTTTGNKDIITAGHMSKMKHNAIVGNIGHFDNEIDMAGLAKTPGIVRMNVKPQVDTWTFPDGHAVIILSEGRLLNLGNATGHPSFVMSNSFTNQVIAQIEIFTKTEEYPIGVYVLPKHLDEKVARLHLDALGVKLTKLTEEQSAYLGIPVDGPYKPDHYRY
- a CDS encoding CHRD domain-containing protein encodes the protein MRNRKSAFMLAVVCVMSVWVVTAFSGVASAGNEGERVHFKLSGAQEVPENVHGNKDRGSVTVFFQQEDEGDESETPPSPSATTEICFKFGKLVLSPGEPLPFMGHIHNAPEGVAGPIVLHIFGSGDGTTAPTAYPTGKICRQAPVSLIEAILDNSDDYYVNLHNTTHGSGVVRGQFPQDF
- a CDS encoding WhiB family transcriptional regulator — translated: MTQLKNEEHPSKKTKTTKALASKLASLEAEARWQDRAACKGMDPTIFFGPEHTEVVKEKRDREEAAKAVCRTCPVNQECLEHALESKEAYGIWGGLTELERKALLRRRATSNVVLASAPRPIK
- a CDS encoding ABC transporter ATP-binding protein; the protein is MGEPNGPAITVEGLRKTYGDLTAVDGISFEVHEGEFFGILGPNGAGKTTTMEMVEGLRKPNEGTIRIFGESPWPRNIELLKRIGIQLQASAFFDKLTSMEQLRTFASLYGVGKDKAGEMLELVGMTEKADTREDKLSGGQKQRLSIACALVHDPDVVFLDEPTSGLDPQARRNLWDVLESIRERGKTIVYTTHYLEEAEELCDRVAIMESGKLLALDTPANLVEGLEAPTRVLLKQGVISVALARGITGVESAAEENDLLTMTTSTPGPVLAYLSENVSLDTLQVRTTTLEDVFLNLTGREYRE
- a CDS encoding DUF3499 family protein, producing the protein MDEPEVSEEFKACSRNACKSAAVATLDCNYMARRVTLEDLQPDSEPDHFHLCVDHLKRFRPPLGWQIEDVRTTSGPLEIVISPARASA